The DNA sequence ACACTGGCTCGCAGCTTCATCCATTGATGGGGAGTAGGCAGTTTATGTTCGATGGTATATCCCATTTTGTGTGCTCCTTTTTATTGGGGTCAATTCCCAGACTTCCTTTTTAGTAGATAACAATAGCCAGCATAACAGCGGCTTTATCGGAATCGTTGCGGACAGAATGCTTATTCCCGCCGCCGGTGAACATGAGATCGCCTGCGCAGAAGGGCTCTTCGCTTTTATCCTCGCTGATGCTGACCAGCTCACCAGAAAGCATGTAGTAAATTTCGGCCTCGATTTCGTGGGGGTGCTCCCCAATGCTTTGGCCGGGCTCCAAAATGATTTCAGCGCAGATTCTGCATTTTCCTAGGCTTTCCTCCGGGGAAAGCTTGTGGTGGAGAGCCAGCTCCCCGTTCCCTCCGGCAATCTGCCGATGCTCCAGTCGAAAATCCTTTGCTTTGCGTATCATTGTTTTTCCTCCTGTCATTTTCTATGGGTTGAATCGAAGCAACATTAATAGAAATACTGGTTATACAGATCGGTAAAGATTTGCTGGTGCAGGTGTTCATCTTCGATGATGCGCCCCAAAAGCTGCCGAACCGGAACACCGCTGACCTGTTCGGAAATTTGCCGGTATTGGGTGATGGATTGCTGCTCATTTTCGATATCGGCCATCAGCATTCCCTGCACAGTGGAGCAATACGAAACACAGTTTCCGTTCCAGAAAACCGGTTTGTTGTTGCAGAATATACGGTATTGGGGATTGACACCAAGCAGATTAATACACTGCCCCAAAAGCTGGAAGTGCACAAGCTCCACCCGAATGATTCCCTGATAGGCGGCCGCTATATCGGGGTATTGCATGGCGGCCTTGATCTGATGATACTGATATTGGCAAATCGTGGTCATCTCAGAGTTCCGGCCACAGTATGCCTTTAGGAGAAGGCGGCCATCCCGCTGGTTTTTTTGCAGCCCCTGTAGAGTGGGATAAGCTGTGGGGGCTTGGAATGCTATTGCTGCCATAAAATCAATCCTCCTCCCTTCACTTGTATGTGGAGCAGAAGGTTTTTAGACTATTGGCAGCAGAGAAAACTGTTTTAAAAAAGGTCGCCGCATCACAATATAGGATGGCCGCGCGGCCTTGCCTAACGCTTGATGCCCTCGGTGCTATCCCGGTTAAAGAGAATTTTAATGGTCATCAAAATCAGCTTGATATCCTGCAAAATGGAAAATTCTTCTATGTACATCAAATCCAGTTTCAGCTTGTCGTAAGGGGTGGTGTTGTATTTGCCCATAACCTGCGCATAGCCGGTCAGACCCGCCTTGACTTTAAGGCGGAAACTGAACTCGGGCATGATCTTTTCATATTCCACAGCAATTTCGGGCCGCTCCGGCCGAGGGCCCACAAGGCTCATATCGCCTTTCAGGATATTGAAAATCTGGGGCAGCTCATCAAAACGAATTTTACGAATAAATTTCCCGACAGGGGTGATGCGGCAATCGTCCTGCTCGGCTAGGCGTGCACCGCATTCTCCCTCTGCGTCCATAATCATACTGCGGAATTTATAAATCTCAAAAACTTTTCCGTTTTGGGTCAGCCTCTTTTGCCTGTAGATAATATCCCCGCCGTCATGAAGCTTGATGGCAGCGCATATCAGCAGCATAAAAGGGGAGGCGACAATCAAAGCTACAGAGGCTACCATAAGATCAATAGCCCGCTTGACCAGTCGCTGCTCGAAGGAAAGCCCTCCGTTGCGGCACAAAAGCAGCGGGGTATCAAATAGGTGAATTTTATCGGCGCCGCCCACAATGGTATCGGAAATTTTCGGGGTCAGGTAAACACGAATGGAGCGGCTGTAGCAATACTTGAGGATGGTGTTGCGGTGAATGGATTTGACATCGCAGATAATGACCGCACTGTAACCATCGATGCGCTCAAAAATGGTGGGAAGCCCTTCCTCAATGCTGACTACCTCGCATATATCGTATCTTTCGCTGCGGGAAGTCATTTTGTGAATCAGGCTTCGGGCCGAATCCTTTTCGCCGTAAATGACTAGCATTTGGCGTGGGGGATACAGCCTGATATACAGCTTGCCTGCCGCATCGCCCCAAACCCATACGACTAGAAAATCCACAATGGTCATGAATAAAAAGGGAACCGGGTTCATGATCCGGCGCCCTACCAGACAGGTTTGCAGATAAGTAATACCGTTGGTGAGAACGGTGACCAAAAAGCCGGAAAAAATCACATCGCCCCGCTTATAGTAACCGACGCGAAAGACACCGTAAACATTGGCAAACCCCACCAAAATTAAGCCATATACGGCGATAACCAGCCAGTTGCCTTTATAGCCAAAAGGGCGAAGAATGTCATCCCCATAAAATTCATACCATACATAGGCCCAGCAGGTTGTCATGACTCCCCACAGAACAAAAGCAGATAAAAAGATCACGATTCTTTTGAAAAAGTTCTTCTCTTGCATGCTGTCCTCGCTTTGTATGATCCTCTGTTTTTAGGTTTTATCTATACCTTACAATTTTATCACATTCACCGTTATTAAACAACGTATAAGAAAAAAACTCCTGCCCCTTTAAAAAAGAAGCAGGAGAAAGGTATGTATTTTGAAAACTTAGCCTACGGCTACAACCGTAGCTTCTTTGGTGGATGCCCGTGCCACAGCTGTGCCGCCTCTAATAGAACCCGCAGCAGCCGGAGCGTCAGCGGCTTCCGAAGAGGCTGCACTGCTTTCGGTAGCATCTGCCGTTTCACCCGCATCCTCCGTGTCAGCATTTTCATCCTCAGCCGTTTCAGGAAGCGGAAGAGCATCATCGGTCTGCGGCTCTTGAGCATCTACAGCCACATCGATACCCATTTCGCCTTCGGAAATTTCGCCGCCTGTCATGCCGGAATTCATCATACTGGGATCGGTCATATCGCCCTCGCCGGCAGGAGCATAGAAAACCCCTGTCAGTACTAAGGCAATCCCAACAAGCACACAGGTGCAATAAAGAATCAGCTCCTTGCGGGAGAGGAGAGGCTTTCTGTTTTTGCGGTTTACAATATACTTACCGACCAGCAGCCCGCCAATTACCCCTATGGCAACAGCACCCAAAATAGTTATAAGTAAGATTTTTGCAATTTCCATAGAACGTTTCCTCTTACCATTGGCACCGATTTTAAGCAGTGGTGCCATAGGTTCCGCCTTTGCGGCAGCGGTACGCCGAATTTCACTAAATCGCACCCGGAAGCACTATGAGAGGGAAGCCTCCGGGTTTGCGGCAAAACAAATCAGTAGTTCTGCTGATTCAGCTCAAAGTAAGCTTGAGGGTGAGAGCAGGTGGGGCAGAGGGCGGGGGCTTCTTTGGCATAATGGATATGCCCACAGTTTGTGCACAGCCAGAACTGCTCCTGATCCCTCTTAAAGACCTTGCCTTCTTCAATGTTGTGAAGCAGGGCAAGATACCGCTTTTCGTGATGTTCTTCCACGTTGCCGACCAGCTCAAAAAGTTGGGCAATTTCTTCAAGGCCTTCTTCTCTGGCAACCTTGGCATAATTGCTGTACATTGTGGTCCATTCATAGTTTTCGCCGCCTGCGGCATCCAGCAAGTTGGCATTGGTGTTGCCGACCGAGCCACCGTGAAGCAGCTTGAACCATATTTTAGCATGCGCGTGTTCATTGCGGGCGGTTTCAGCAAAGAAGTCACTGATCTGGACATACCCTTCCTTCTTTGCCTGGCTGGCATAAAAGGTGTATTTCACATTGGCCATGGATTCGCCGGTCAGGGCATCCATTAGGTTTTTTTCGGTTTTTGTACCTTTGAAATCCTTCATCCGATAATCCTCCTCAGCAATTGGTGGTATACATTAGTGATTTGCCGATACCCGCCAATTATGCATGGAGAAAGGGAATATACGGAAGAATCAGGTAGGATTACTCATACAGAGGATATTTAGAGCAAAGGGCTTCTACATCGGCACGGATGCTGTCCGCCTGGCCTTCAAAGTCAGTGGCAGCCCGGTAAATGCAGTCTGCGATAACAGCCATATCAGCCTCCCGCAGGCCACGAGTGGTGACGGCGGCGGTGCCCACACGGATGCCGCTGGTTACAAAGGGGCTCTGAGGCTCATTGGGGATGGAATTTTTATTGACTGTGATATAAACTTCATCCAATCGCTTTTCCAGTTCCTTGCCGGTGATGCTCATGCTGCGCAGATCCACCAAGCCCAAGTGGTTGTCGGTTCCGCCGGAAACCAGATCAAAGCCTTTGGCGATGAGAGCTTCGGCGAGAGCCTTCATGTTGGATACAACGGCTTTTTGGTATTCGATAAAGGAAGGCTCCAGCCCTTCTTTAAAGCAGACAGCCTTGGCTGCAATGGTGTGAAGCAGAGGGCCGCCCTGACAGCCGGGGAAAATGGCCTTGTCAATCTTCTTGGCGATTTCCTCATCGTTGCACAGAATCATGCCGCCCCGAGGGCCACGCAGAGTCTTATGGGTTGTGGTGGTGGTTACATGGGCATAAGGAATGGGGCTCATATGAACGCCTGCCGCTACAAGGCCGGCAATGTGCGCCATATCCACAAACAGATAGGCACCCACCTCCTTGGCGATATCGGCAAAGGTTTTAAAATCGATCTCACGGGGATAAGCGCTGGCTCCGGCCACGATCATTTTGGGCTTGACTTCCAGAGCGATCCGGCGAACCTCATCGTAGTTAATCCGGTGAGTGACACTATCCACGCCGTAGGAAACAAAATGATAGTTCCGGCCGGAGAAATTCACAGGGGAGCCGTGGGTCAGGTGGCCGCCTTCGCTGAGGCTCATGCCCAAAACGGTGTCACCATGCTCGATCAGGGCGTGGTAAACAGCCTGATTGGCCTGAGAGCCGGAATGGGGCTGTACATTAGCAAAACCGCAGCCAAACAGCTTCTTGGCTCTTTCAATGGCCAGTCTTTCCACTACATCCACGCACTCGCAGCCGCCATAATAGCGCTTGGCCGGATAACCCTCGGCGTATTTGTTGGTGAGCACAGTCCCCATGGCAGCCATAACGGCAGGAGAAACCAAATTTTCGCTGGCAATCAGCTCCAGATTCCGGCGCTGGCGGCCCAGTTCTGCATTCATGGCTTGGCCCAGTTCCTGATCATAGTCGGCAACAAAACCAATAGTATCCATCATATCCTTGTACATAGCGGCGTCCCTCGTTCCTTTTATTTTGTATCGAATTGTTTTAGCTCCCCGAGGGTGTTCCTCCGCCGGGGGAGCAGGATTCCGAATAAAGCGGTTGACTATAACGGCAACCAGAATGCCCACTGCGGTATCCAGCATACGGTTCAGCGTATAGGCAAGAGGCTGTTCGCCGCTGGGAATAAGCAGGATGATCAAAAAGATCAGGCAGGCCAGCACCGTGGCATTGGGCTTGCGCAAAAGATTGCAGATGACAATAATCAGGCTTACACCCACTGTGGTAATGGGAATCAGAAAATAATGATCACCCAGTGCCGCACTGGCGGAAACCAGAAAAAAGCCTATAACACCGCCGATTACCGTTCCGATCAGGCGGGTGATGCCATCGGTAATGGATTTTTCAACACTGCTCTGCATGCAGATAACAGCGGTGGAACAGGCCAGATACGCCCTGCTGCGTTGAATAAATAAATATAATATCAAGCAGACGAAAACGGCCAAAGCTGTTTTAAAATTACGCATTCCTATATGAAAAGGTGATTTACCTGAATTGATAGGGCTGAAAGGCGTTTTTATATTCATTTGTAAAAGACCTCCTGAAAACAGGACAAGGCTATTTAAAAGGCCGCAAACAGGTCAATAATCTTATTGGGGAAACAGCGATCGGAATCTTTGTAAAATAAACAAAATAGTGACTCTAATTATAGTACGAAAGAAAGCCCAAGTCAAATATCATGCGTGCAAAATTCACGTTCTCATAAAAAAGAATAGCCCCATAACCTTTGCTTTACTACTTTTATTTTTTTGTCGAATGGTGTATAATCTATGACTGTATGCAGTATTTGAGAAGAAACTCTCATTTCAATGAGAAGTGAGTATGAAAGCTCCTGTTTTTCCGGGGACCTCTTCCAAGTCCGCAGCAATTCCAGCAACTTTTCCTATGTTAAATTCAGTTGAGGAGGCCCGGTATGGTTTTTACGAATCTGATCTTTCTCTATCTTTTTCTACCCGCCAATCTGATCCTTTATTTTGTCACAAAAAATCAGACCTACCGCAATGTGGTGCTCGTTGCTTTTTCTTTGTTCTTTTATGCGTGGGGTGAACCGATATGGATTCTGCTGCTTTTGTTCAGCGGCACGGTTGATTACTTGCATGGCCTGATTATTGAGCATTTCCGAGGCACCAAATGGATGATTTTCGGTGTTATTTCCTCGCTGATCATCAATTTGGGGCTTCTTTCCACCTTTAAATACAGTGGCTTTTTTATCTCCAACATCAACTCTCTTTTTGGGAGTAATTTGCCCTTGCCTTCCTTCGGGCTGCCGCTGGGCATCTCTTTTTATACCTTTCAGTCTATTTCCTACGTGGTGGATGTTTACAGGGGAAAGGTTAAGGCTCAGCGCAATTATCTTACCTTTATGCTGTATATTTCGCTCTATCACAGGCTGGTGGCGGGTCCCATTGTGCGCTACACCGATGTGGCCCACGAGCTGGGCCGGGAGGTTCCCACCTTTGCCAGCATGAGCGCCGGTATTCCACGCTTTTGCGTGGGGCTTGTAAAAAAGATTCTGGTGGCCAATTATGCGGGAAATCTTGTAGGGCAGTATCTTACCGGCGATCTCACCACCCTTTCGGTGGCAGAGGGCTGGTTTGGTATTCTCATGTTTTCCATCCAGCTTTATTTTGATTTTTCCGGCTATTCGGATATGGCGCTGGGGCTGGGGCAAATGTTCAACTGCCATTATTATGAAAACTTCCAGTATCCGTATATTGCCCGCTCCGCTTCGGAATTCTGGCGGCGGTGGCACATTTCTTTGGGCAGCTTTTTCCGGGATTATGTCTACATACCCATGGGGGGTAACCGGAAAAGACTCTACCTTAACCTGCTGGTGGTCTGGCTGCTGACCGGCCTGTGG is a window from the Oscillospiraceae bacterium MB08-C2-2 genome containing:
- a CDS encoding cupin domain-containing protein; this translates as MIRKAKDFRLEHRQIAGGNGELALHHKLSPEESLGKCRICAEIILEPGQSIGEHPHEIEAEIYYMLSGELVSISEDKSEEPFCAGDLMFTGGGNKHSVRNDSDKAAVMLAIVIY
- a CDS encoding ferritin family protein; this encodes MAAIAFQAPTAYPTLQGLQKNQRDGRLLLKAYCGRNSEMTTICQYQYHQIKAAMQYPDIAAAYQGIIRVELVHFQLLGQCINLLGVNPQYRIFCNNKPVFWNGNCVSYCSTVQGMLMADIENEQQSITQYRQISEQVSGVPVRQLLGRIIEDEHLHQQIFTDLYNQYFY
- a CDS encoding exopolysaccharide biosynthesis polyprenyl glycosylphosphotransferase gives rise to the protein MQEKNFFKRIVIFLSAFVLWGVMTTCWAYVWYEFYGDDILRPFGYKGNWLVIAVYGLILVGFANVYGVFRVGYYKRGDVIFSGFLVTVLTNGITYLQTCLVGRRIMNPVPFLFMTIVDFLVVWVWGDAAGKLYIRLYPPRQMLVIYGEKDSARSLIHKMTSRSERYDICEVVSIEEGLPTIFERIDGYSAVIICDVKSIHRNTILKYCYSRSIRVYLTPKISDTIVGGADKIHLFDTPLLLCRNGGLSFEQRLVKRAIDLMVASVALIVASPFMLLICAAIKLHDGGDIIYRQKRLTQNGKVFEIYKFRSMIMDAEGECGARLAEQDDCRITPVGKFIRKIRFDELPQIFNILKGDMSLVGPRPERPEIAVEYEKIMPEFSFRLKVKAGLTGYAQVMGKYNTTPYDKLKLDLMYIEEFSILQDIKLILMTIKILFNRDSTEGIKR
- a CDS encoding rubrerythrin family protein, which codes for MKDFKGTKTEKNLMDALTGESMANVKYTFYASQAKKEGYVQISDFFAETARNEHAHAKIWFKLLHGGSVGNTNANLLDAAGGENYEWTTMYSNYAKVAREEGLEEIAQLFELVGNVEEHHEKRYLALLHNIEEGKVFKRDQEQFWLCTNCGHIHYAKEAPALCPTCSHPQAYFELNQQNY
- the glyA gene encoding serine hydroxymethyltransferase, with amino-acid sequence MYKDMMDTIGFVADYDQELGQAMNAELGRQRRNLELIASENLVSPAVMAAMGTVLTNKYAEGYPAKRYYGGCECVDVVERLAIERAKKLFGCGFANVQPHSGSQANQAVYHALIEHGDTVLGMSLSEGGHLTHGSPVNFSGRNYHFVSYGVDSVTHRINYDEVRRIALEVKPKMIVAGASAYPREIDFKTFADIAKEVGAYLFVDMAHIAGLVAAGVHMSPIPYAHVTTTTTHKTLRGPRGGMILCNDEEIAKKIDKAIFPGCQGGPLLHTIAAKAVCFKEGLEPSFIEYQKAVVSNMKALAEALIAKGFDLVSGGTDNHLGLVDLRSMSITGKELEKRLDEVYITVNKNSIPNEPQSPFVTSGIRVGTAAVTTRGLREADMAVIADCIYRAATDFEGQADSIRADVEALCSKYPLYE
- a CDS encoding MBOAT family O-acyltransferase, producing the protein MVFTNLIFLYLFLPANLILYFVTKNQTYRNVVLVAFSLFFYAWGEPIWILLLLFSGTVDYLHGLIIEHFRGTKWMIFGVISSLIINLGLLSTFKYSGFFISNINSLFGSNLPLPSFGLPLGISFYTFQSISYVVDVYRGKVKAQRNYLTFMLYISLYHRLVAGPIVRYTDVAHELGREVPTFASMSAGIPRFCVGLVKKILVANYAGNLVGQYLTGDLTTLSVAEGWFGILMFSIQLYFDFSGYSDMALGLGQMFNCHYYENFQYPYIARSASEFWRRWHISLGSFFRDYVYIPMGGNRKRLYLNLLVVWLLTGLWHGASWNYVLWGLYYGVLIMLERLFLGKLLDKLPRLFSHLYLIFVTLVGWTLFYFEDFARLRQMFSVLFNWAAHPLWDAQLGFLIMNNIFWIVLSLAFCTPILPYIRHRLEDGASLRRKTFITYAQSAACLVMLALSTAMLVGESYNPFLYFKF